In Syngnathus acus chromosome 21, fSynAcu1.2, whole genome shotgun sequence, one genomic interval encodes:
- the ranbp2 gene encoding E3 SUMO-protein ligase RanBP2 isoform X4, with protein MRRSKAEVDRYVASVQTSSPSLKERPVKGFLFAKLYFEAKEYEMAKRHVSEYLKVQERDPKAHKFLGQLYEREGDVNKAVGCYKRSVDLNPVQRDLVLKVAELLVAKEESDSRAEFWVDKAAKLLPGNPAVFNLKERLLSRQGQQGWNRLFDLLQAELAARPGDAHVNVKLVQLFCQDGRLEEAVKHCLATERRGLLRHSLDWYTVVVHTLQDYLTQPSTSSNDKMCRRLQRDLLLAHCNLVRITFSGSAVQASLDALQCFDQAMQKMRGVAGQHTDDLCEMFAEMRAHLYLHAGTLLLKLAQERQQKWRAVIDLAALCYLLALQVPKPKVTKRDQSAPQLLELLANDRQSQAGHMLLNLSTDPCSLIREVVEAFGNRSGQDSLVELLLGPQASTGSSFIANDDIRFIKAQAPEISQLAKWDAGSVLLHCGDLQHLSWLGLQWSLLGQKPSLRAWLQQLFPRLNLESSKLDSNAPESICLLDLEVFILGVVFCSHCQLQETAKISSGINQQQQQLYEPRCLPLPLLRLLTTERQREWWDAVYSLIHKQALPGMSAKLRMIVQHGLNTLRAGEKHGLHPALAIYWAQCLSQTGDGVNSYYDQKEYISRSVHYWKVVLPLLDKIKNRRSIPEPLDPLYIHFPSKDIRVSSVKGLEEEAKVAHASLLDIEGKTEEAISTLESINNMSSIWHLAQIYQRLSEEASNGVEETQDRCITFLKKFRIYLLKIYNANADEVEKLPVSMEEVLDLLNDVNQQLGESGENEEEEKNGGFMGLTHSSPAYPTDTSATISHMKFSSPSPNKSIGSPSKRHLISPKISPHWVEDQKSLLQMLCQQVEALKNEVHDLRHNSSSNSFSSPHHKMYPESYGAEGLQESFTPVQPYHGAPLTVSTTGPSGYYNQSPAYNSQYLLRTTTNVTPTKGPMYGMNRMPPQQHMYAYQPPTHTPPMQTAPACVYPPQEQTFAAPLRFESPATNLLSPYSEEYYGQSIPHQSTNPPLPEPGYFTKPSVIPAQPPKNNEGKLVDFGKLSFGQQVPSEAPKVPSFGTNTVSQSTPSAAFKFNSNFKSNDGDFTFSASKAKPSESLLGLLTSDIASKTNTLPEKPPAQEQTASQASIFTFGNKNASGFSFANTVQSTGPLSLFGKVEQPFKFGDVAQPMFGNARSAPEDENADDSDNDSSHGEEDDDDDDDDGPHFEPIVPLPDKVDVKTGEEDEEELFCNRAKLYRFDAETKEWKERGIGNVKILKHITTAKVRLLMRREQVLKICANHYITTDMKLKPNAGSDKSWVWNAIDYADEKPKSEQLAIRFKTIDEASLFKSKFEEAQSLVVKSQEAPQEKKEDDAKTSKPLETLKAKFALKAGEWNCADCYVRNKPEAARCLSCQSPNPNSTTTPDKGTENESKGTPLTFKFGTSDTLKFGTSEQKTSSSGSPFPVFNTSGTSSFTFGTSSSKPADTIEKQSASASSNSESIASSGFGSKFAKKPGQWECSACYVMNKVDAENCVSCTNPKRTSSRKPADTIEKQSASASSDSESIASSGFGSKFAKKPGQWECSACYVINKADAENCVSCTNPKRSSEPKVEAPVVANQSTASPFSGFGADVAKDDRQKGTSLQAMFSKKDGQWNCDSCLLTNEAASSKCVACLTPNPKMKSTSSTTSSASAFSFNFGVKTPAGQPTGSGFSTPFGAASSFQFGQNKAGTSASSFKFEASPSAPPSTTSSSGFSFSMPMLAGGFTFGIPGTAKDETDKSSTPRDQVASGSASSLLRNIADQHKVKENDSTPQELRKEFETNPLISGKTNTFSFADLAKSPASDFQFGQKDLDFKGFSGAGEQLFSSTPTKTNEQGEDDMYKTEENDDIQFEPVVQMPEKVDLVTGEEDEQVLYSQRVKLFRFDTNTSQWKERGVGILKFLKNKSNGRLRVLMRREQVLKVCANHWITTTMNLKPLAGSDKAWMWLANDFSDGDAKPEQLAAKFKTPELAEEFKAKFEECQRLLLDIPLQTPHKLVDSGRTAHLIQKAEEMKSGLKDLKSFLTDDKTKINPDDNKLASSNVKSVSSLLFKPHSESTGPTLEWDNYDLREEALDDTADSSVYASPLASSPLRKNLFRFGESMGGFSFSFQPGISPSKSPAKFNQSHSSVGTDEEQDVTQDEERDGLYFDPVVPLPDLVEISTGEEDEQVVFSHRAKLYRYDKEASQWKERGIGDLKILQNYNTKWVRLIMRRDQVLKICANQWIAAAMKLEPMKGAEKAWVWSALDFAEEGEGKVEQLAVRFKLQETANTFKQVFDEAKIAQEKVELMTPVASIVSQGSGDSKTVCGKAAIAILEATTKERTELFIESKTSGSQSPLNPTKSVMSPPKFVFGSDSLQKIFGSPKSNSDSGDCEASLKTKDSPQPNKASSPVPPGFKIPQTGVSSAGSEEDSEVEIVYVREPTAEQAALARKLLLPPTFFCYQNEPGYTSDNQPDDEDYESAVKSLNGKLYPDPPEKKVTVSAHEPDCQVVWEKKPTPKEEEKAKSLQLPPTFFCGLSTTDSDPDPDKAEDFETEVQKAQQQLDAQLNTAKKETGGPDENPTSEASPSCEYSAKEDASEQPANVPPRAPSSSSSPIDLSTKTEPAPETTPAPSAAPFALPPAVPSAGTPSFGFTAVEGFSFADLAKNTEGFAFGTQDSNFSWANAGAVVFGSSAPASSNKDNDEGASDEENSAKNVDIHFEPIVSLPEVETKSGEEDEEILFKERAKLFRWDRDLSQWKERGVGDIKILFHPAKRFYRILMRREQVFRVCANHNISQAMELKPMNTSANALIWTATDYSDSAEGAVEQLAVKFKTPEIAASFKKTFCECQSHISQTDASCTTAPMSRIQEHSRDSNPQVFLNLEADGQPLGTIIVELFSHLVPKTAENFRALCTGEKGFGLKGSIFHRVIPGFMCQGGDITNSDGTGGKSIYGTKFEDENFDVRHTGPGILSMANRGRDTNNSQFFITLKKAEHLDFKHVAFGWVRQGMDIVQHMGELGTKGGVPTKKFLIADCGQI; from the exons GTCTTCAGAGAGACCTGCTCTTGGCCCACTGCAACCTTGTGAGAATCACTTTCTCAGGAAGCGCTGTGCAGGCCTCCCTTGACGCGCTCCAgtg TTTTGACCAAGCTATGCAGAAGATGAGAGGTGTTGCAGGCCAGCACACAGACGACCTTTGCGAGATGTTTGCGGAGATGCGAGCTCACCTGTACCTGCATGCTGGCACACTGCTCTTGAAGCTGGCTCAGGAACGCCAACAGAAATGGAGGGCAGTCATAGACCTGGCGGCGCTCTGCTATTTGCTCGCCCTGCAG GTTCCCAAGCCAAAGGTGACCAAGAGAGATCAGTCTGCACCACAACTTCTCGAGCTGCTGGCTAACGACAGACAGAGTCAGGCCGGCCACATGCTGCTTAATCTGAGCACTGATCCATGCAGCTTGATCAGAGAG GTGGTGGAGGCATTTGGGAACCGTAGCGGTCAGGACTCTCTAGTTGAACTACTGTTAGGACCGCAGGCCTCGACTGGATCCTCTTTTATTGCCAATGATGACATTCGTTTTATTAAAGCACAAGCTCCAGAAATCTCCCAGCTAGCCAAGTGGGATGCAG GTTCTGTTCTGTTGCATTGCGGAGACTTGCAACATTTAAGCTGGTTGGGGTTGCAGTGGTCCCTTCTTGGCCAAAAACCATCCTTGCGGGCCTGGCTACAGCAACTTTTTCCTCGACTTAACCTAGAAAGTTCTAAATTGGACTCAAATGCACCAGAGTCCATCTGCCTTCTGGATTTAGAG GTCTTTATACTTGGTGTGGTGTTCTGCAGCCATTGTCAACTGCAGGAGACGGCAAAGATAAGCAGTGGCATAaaccagcagcaacagcagctctATGAGCCTCGCTGCCTCCCTCTTCCCCTCCTTCGCCTCTTGACCACCGAGAGACAGAGGGAGTGGTGGGATGCAGTCTATAGTCTTATTCACAAACAAGCCCT tcctgGAATGTCAGCCAAATTGCGAATGATCGTACAACATGGACTGAATACATTGAGAGCCGGAGAGAAACACGGGCTGCATCCAGCATTGGCTATCTACTGGGCTCAGTGTCTTAGCCAGACA GGTGATGGCGTTAACTCCTACTATGACCAGAAGGAGTACATCAGCCGCAGTGTCCATTACTGGAAGGTTGTCCTTCCACTGTTGGACAAGATCAAAAACAGACGAAGCATACCAGAACCTCTCGACCCCCTCTACATACACTTTCCATCCAAAGATATTCGG GTGTCCTCGGTGAAGGGGCTTGAAGAGGAAGCCAAAGTCGCACATGCATCTCTTCTTGACATTGAGGGCAAGACAGAGGAAGCCATTTCAACATTGGAGTCCATCAATAACATGTCATCTATCTGGCATTTGGCGCAG ATCTACCAGCGACTGTCAGAGGAGGCCAGCAATGGAGTTGAGGAGACACAGGACAGGTGCATCACTTTTCTGAAGAAATTCCGGATTTACCTCTTAAAGATCTACAATGCCAACGCGGATGAGGTTGAAAAA CTTCCAGTGTCCATGGAAGAAGTTCTCGACCTTCTAAATGATGTGAACCAGCAACTTGGCGAGAGTGGAGAgaatgaagaagaggagaagaatGGTGGTTTTATGGGACTGACCCATTCAAGTCCTGCTTATCCCACAGACACCAGTGCCACCATATCACACATGAAGTTTTCCAGTCCCTCCCCTAACAAAAGCATCGGTTCTCCTTCCAAAAGGCACCTG ATTTCTCCAAAAATATCACCTCATTGGGTGGAGGACCAGAAAAGTCTTCTCCAAATGCTGTGTCAGCAAGTTGAAGCCCTGAAG AATGAGGTCCATGACCTGAGACACAACTCTTCATCAAACAGCTTCAGCTCTCCTCATCACAAAATGTATCCTGAGAGTTATGGCGCTGAAGGGCTGCAAGAGTCTTTTACTCCTGTCCAGCCTTACCATGGGGCCCCCCTGACAG TTTCCACTACAGGTCCCTCTGGTTACTACAATCAGTCTCCAGCATACAACTCTCAGTATCTCCTGCGCACAACAACAAATGTAACCCCCACAAAG ggCCCAATGTACGGCATGAACCGCATGCCACCTCAGCAGCATATGTATGCCTATCAGCCGCCGACTCATACTCCTCCAATGCAAACGGCCCCTGCTTGCGTCTACCCCCCTCAAGAGCAGACCTTCGCCGCCCCTCTTCGATTTGAATCGCCAGCAACCAATCTCCTGTCACCGTATAGTGAAGAATATTATGGACAGAGTATACCTCACCAAAGTACCAACCCTCCTTTACCCGAGCCTGGTTATTTCACTAAACCATCTGTAATCCCTGCTCAGCCACCAAAGAACAATGAGGGGAAACTTGTGGATTTTGGGAAGCTCTCCTTCGGTCAGCAAGTAccttctgaagcacccaaggtCCCAAGTTTTGGAACAAACACGGTTTCCCAATCGACACCATCAGCTGCCTTTAAATTCAACTCCAACTTTAAATCCAACGATGGAGATTTCACATTCTCAGCATCCAAAGCTAAACCCAGTGAAAGTTTGCTTGGTCTTCTTACATCTGACATCGCCAGTAAGACAAATACTTTGCCAGAGAAGCCTCCTGCTCAAGAGCAGACAGCAAGCCAAGCGAGTATTTTCACTTTTGGCAATAAGAATGCGTCCGGCTTCTCATTTGCTAATACAGTGCAAAGCACAGGCCCTTTGAGTCTGTTTGGAAAAGTGGAGCAGCCATTTAAATTTGGGGATGTTGCCCAGCCAATGTTCGGTAATGCCAGGTCTGCACCCGAAGATGAAAACGCAGACGATAGTGACAATGATAGCAGTCATGGTGAGgaggacgatgacgacgacgatgatgatggacCTCACTTTGAACCCATTGTACCACTTCCTGATAAGGTTGATGTGAAAACGggtgaggaagatgaggaggaattGTTTTGCAACAGAGCAAAGCTGTATAGATTCGACGCTGAGACAAAGGAGTGGAAGGAACGAGGCATTGGCAATGTTAAAATCCTGAAACATATCACAACGGCAAAAGTTCGACTCTTAATGAGACGGGAGCAAGTCCTGAAGATATGCGCTAACCACTACATTACCACTGATATGAAACTGAAACCGAACGCTGGTTCTGATAAATCGTGGGTATGGAATGCCATCGACTATGCAGACGAAAAGCCCAAGTCTGAGCAACTCGCCATCCGCTTCAAAACAATAGATGAGGCATCGCTCTTTAAGAGTAAGTTTGAAGAAGCCCAGAGCCTGGTGGTGAAATCACAAGAGGCACCACAAGAGAAGAAAGAAGATGACGCAAAAACGTCGAAACCATTGGAAACTCTCAAAGCTAAGTTTGCATTAAAAGCAGGCGAATGGAATTGCGCTGACTGCTATGTGAGAAATAAACCAGAGGCTGCGAGGTGCCTTTCTTGCCAAAGTCCCAATCCCAATTCCACCACGACACCAGACAAGGGGACcgaaaatgaatcaaaaggCACTCCCCTTACCTTCAAATTTGGGACAAGTGACACTTTAAAGTTCGGGACAAGTGAACAGAAAACTAGCAGTAGTGGTTCCCCCTTTCCTGTGTTTAATACTTCTGGAACTTCATCGTTTACATTTGGCACAAGTTCTAGCAAACCCGCTGACACAATAGAAAAGCAAAGTGCGTCTGCAAGTAGCAACTCAGAATCCATTGCGAGTTCTGGGTTTGGCTCCAAATTTGCAAAGAAACCAGGTCAGTGGGAGTGCTCTGCGTGCTATGTCATGAATAAAGTCGATGCAGAGAATTGTGTCAGCTGTACAAATCCCAAGCGAACAAGTTCTCGTAAACCCGCTGACACAATAGAAAAGCAAAGTGCATCTGCAAGTAGCGACTCCGAATCCATTGCGAGTTCTGGGTTTGGCTCCAAATTTGCAAAGAAACCTGGTCAGTGGGAGTGCTCTGCGTGCTATGTCATAAATAAAGCCGATGCAGAGAATTGTGTCAGCTGTACAAATCCCAAGCGCAGCAGTGAACCAAAAGTGGAAGCTCCCGTGGTTGCAAATCAATCAACGGCATCACCGTTTTCCGGTTTCGGAGCTGACGTCGCAAAAGACGATCGACAGAAGGGTACATCGTTACAAgccatgttttccaagaaagACGGTCAATGGAATTGTGACTCTTGTTTGTTGACAAATGAAGCCGCTAGCAGTAAATGTGTTGCCTGTTTGACACCAAAtcccaaaatgaaaagcacaAGTAGTACTACTTCGTCAGCTTCCGCTTTCAGCTTCAACTTTGGAGTGAAAACACCGGCGGGCCAGCCCACTGGAAGCGGCTTCAGTACACCTTTTGGAGCTGCGAGCTCATTTCAGTTTGGCCAAAACAAAGCAGGGACCTCTGCCTCTTCTTTCAAGTTTGAAGCTTCCCCGTCTGCTCCTCCGAGCACAACAAGTTCTTCTGGATTCTCTTTCTCAATGCCCATGCTTGCAGGTGGCTTTACATTTGGAATTCCCGGCACCGCAAAAGATGAAACCGATAAGTCGTCTACCCCACGCGATCAGGTGGCTTCCGGTTCGGCCTCCAGCTTGCTTCGAAATATAGCTGATCAAcataaagtgaaagaaaatgattcTACCCCTCAAGAGCTCAGGAAAGAGTTTGAGACAAATCCATTAATATCTggtaaaacaaacactttcagTTTTGCAGACCTGGCAAAGTCACCTGCTTCAGACTTCCAGTTTGGTCAGAAGGACCTCGATTTCAAAGGTTTCTCTGGCGCTGGCGAACAACTGTTTTCATCAACCCCGACCAAGACAAATGAGCAAGGGGAAGACGATATGTATAAAACTGAAGAAAACGATGACATCCAGTTTGAACCGGTGGTTCAAATGCCCGAGAAGGTTGACCTTGTCACAGGGGAGGAGGATGAACAGGTTCTTTATTCCCAGCGTGTCAAACTCTTCCGGTTTGACACAAACACCAGTCAGTGGAAAGAGCGCGGGGTGGGAATCttgaaatttttgaaaaacaaatccaatgGCAGACTTCGGGTTTTGATGAGAAGAGAGCAAGTTCTGAAGGTGTGCGCCAACCACTGGATCACTACCACCATGAATCTCAAGCCGCTGGCGGGCTCGGATAAAGCGTGGATGTGGCTGGCCAATGATTTCTCGGACGGCGACGCCAAACCGGAACAGTTGGCCGCCAAATTTAAAACCCCAGAACTCGCGGAGGAATTCAAGGCCAAGTTTGAGGAATGTCAACGACTCCTCTTGGACATCCCCCTGCAAACCCCTCACAAACTGGTCGACTCGGGCAGGACTGCACACCTGATTCAGAAAGCCGAGGAAATGAAGTCTGGTTTGAAAGACctgaaatcatttttgacAGACGACAAAACAAAGATCAACCCCGATGACAACAAGCTTGCATCGTCTAATGTCAAATCGGTGTCGAGTCTTTTATTCAAGCCTCACAGTGAAAGCACCGGCCCTACCTTAGAGTGGGACAACTATGACCTGAGAGAAGAGGCCTTGGATGACACGGCCGATTCATCTGTCTATGCCTCTCCACTTGCCAGCAGCCCACTAAGAAAGAACTTATTCCGCTTTGGGGAGTCCATGGGTGGTTTCAGCTTCAGCTTCCAACCTGGCATAAGTCCCTCCAAGTCTCCCGCTAAATTCAACCAGAGCCATTCCTCGGTGGGCACAGATGAAGAGCAAGATGTTACGCAAGATGAGGAGAGAGACGGTCTGTACTTTGACCCGGTCGTTCCCCTGCCTGACCTGGTTGAGATTTCCACGGGTGAAGAAGATGAACAGGTCGTCTTCAGTCATAGAGCCAAACTTTATCGTTATGATAAAGAAGCGAGTCAGTGGAAGGAGAGAGGTATTGGAGATCTCAAAATCTTACAGAACTATAACACCAAATGGGTCAGGTTGATTATGAGACGAGACCAGGTACTTAAGATCTGCGCGAACCAATGGATCGCGGCAGCAATGAAGCTAGAACCCATGAAGGGTGCGGAGAAGGCCTGGGTGTGGAGCGCACTGGACTTTGCTGAGGAAGGAGAGGGTAAAGTGGAGCAGCTGGCTGTGAGATTCAAATTGCAGGAAACGGCAAACACCTTCAAACAGGTTTTTGATGAAGCCAAGATTGCTCAGGAGAAAGTGGAACTTATGACCCCCGTGGCATCCATCGTTTCTCAGGGCAGCGGCGACTCGAAAACTGTGTGCGGGAAGGCGGCCATTGCTATTTTGGAAGCCACCACAAAGGAACGCACCGAACTCTTCATTGAGAGCAAAACTTCCGGTTCTCAGAGTCCTCTCAACCCCACCAAGTCAGTGATGTCGCCCCCTAAGTTTGTGTTTGGCTCGGACAGTCTTCAGAAGATATTTGGCAGCCCAAAATCGAACTCCGATAGCGGTGACTGCGAAGCCAGTTTGAAAACGAAAGATTCCCCGCAGCCTAACAAGGCTTCTTCGCCTGTGCCACCTGGCTTCAAAATTCCACAAACGG GAGTCAGCAGTGCAGGGTCAGAAGAGGACTCTGAGGTGGAGATTGTGTATGTCAGGGAACCCACCGCTGAGCAAGCTGCTTTAGCCAGGAAATTACTGCTGCCCCCCACCTTTTTCTGTTACCAGAATGAACCAGGCTACACCAGTGACAATCAACCTGATG ATGAGGATTACGAGTCGGCAGTGAAATCCTTGAATGGAAAACTTTACCCTGATCctcctgaaaaaaaagtcactgtaTCTGCTCATG AGCCCGACTGCCAGGTCGTTTGGGAGAAGAAGCCAACACccaaggaagaggagaaggccAAGAGCCTTCAGCTTCCACCCACCTTCTTTTGTGGCTTGAGCACCACTGACAGTGACCCCGATCCTGACAAGGCAGAGGACTTTGAGACTGAAGTCCAAAAGGCTCAGCAGCAACTG GATGCCCAGTTAAACACAGCTAAAAAAGAGACCGGTGGCCCCGATGAGAACCCGACATCTGAGGCATCCCCGAGCTGCGAATACAGCGCAAAGGAAGACGCATCAGAGCAGCCGGCAAACGTGCCACCGCGAGctcccagcagcagcagctctccCATCGACCTGTCAACTAAGACTGAGCCGGCGCCGGAGACCACCCCTGCCCCCTCTGCTGCCCCCTTCGCTCTCCCTCCCGCTGTTCCAAGTGCAG GCACACCTAGTTTTGGCTTCACTGCGGTAGAGGGCTTCTCTTTTGCTGACCTGGCCAAAAATACAGAAGGCTTTGCATTTGGAACACAAG ATTCCAACTTCTCTTGGGCAAACGCAGGCGCGGTTGTATTTGGTTCCTCGGCCCCCGCATCCTCCAACAAGGACAATGATGAGGGCGCAAGTGATGAAGAGAACTCTGCGAAAAATGTTGACATACACTTTGAGCCCATCGTTTCCTTACCAGAG GTGGAAACCAAGTCTGGAGAGGAGGACGAAGAGATCCTCTTCAAGGAGCGCGCCAAGCTCTTCCGATGGGACCGGGACCTCAGCCAGTGGAAGGAGCGCGGCGTCGGCGACATCAAGATCCTCTTCCACCCGGCCAAGCGTTTCTACCGGATCCTCATGAGGAGGGAGCAGGTGTTCCGGGTTTGCGCCAACCACAATATCTCCCAGGCGATGGAGCTGAAGCCCATGAACACCTCGGCCAACGCTCTCATCTGGACCGCCACGGACTACTCTG ACAGCGCAGAGGGTGCAGTAGAACAGCTCGCGGTCAAGTTCAAAACTCCGGAGATTGCTGCGTCCTTCAAGAAGACCTTCTGCGAATGTCAAAGCCACATCAGCCAAACCGACGCTTCGTGCACCACCGCACCCATGTCCAGAATTCAGGAGCACTCCAGAGACTCGAACCCACAGGTGTTCCTCAACTTAGAGGCGGACGGCCAACCTCTCGGCACCATCATCGTCGAGCTCTTCTCTCACCTTGTTCCCAAGACGGCGGAAAACTTCAGGGCGCTCTGTACGGGCGAGAAAGGCTTTGGTCTGAAGGGCTCCATCTTCCACAGGGTCATACCAGGCTTCATGTGTCAG GGTGGCGACATCACTAACAGCGACGGCACAGGCGGGAAATCAATCTACGGCACCAAGTTCGAGGATGAGAACTTCGACGTCCGCCACACGGGTCCGGGCATCTTGTCCATGGCCAACCGTGGTCGCGATACCAACAACTCCCAGTTCTTTATCACGCTGAAAAAGGCAGAGCACCTGGACTTCAAGCATGTGGCTTTTGGCTGGGTTCGGCAAGGCATGGACATAGTGCAACACATGGGGGAGCTCGGCACAAAGGGAGGCGTCCCCACCAAGAAGTTCCTTATTGCTGACTGTGGTCAGATTTAG